The Leptospirillum ferriphilum genome has a segment encoding these proteins:
- a CDS encoding Rrf2 family transcriptional regulator has translation MQLTLYSDYSIRVLLYLSAKTDGPATISEVAESYGISRNHLVKVVHNLSQSGYIRTTRGKKGGMVLGRDPKEISIGGLLRQTEPDFRLVECLQEESSGCPIDQVCSLKAVFRTALYAFLKTLDGYTLADITGNVGLLKPILIDRVRSGKGESLSPEEDRSPSAAFPVGR, from the coding sequence ATGCAGTTAACCCTTTACTCCGATTATTCCATCCGGGTTCTTCTTTATCTGTCTGCCAAGACCGACGGGCCGGCGACCATATCCGAAGTGGCGGAGTCGTACGGAATCTCCAGAAATCACCTCGTGAAGGTGGTCCACAACCTCTCCCAGAGCGGATATATCCGGACGACGCGCGGGAAAAAAGGAGGAATGGTTCTTGGACGGGATCCGAAGGAGATCTCGATCGGAGGCCTCCTGCGCCAAACGGAGCCGGATTTTCGTCTTGTCGAATGTCTCCAGGAAGAGTCTTCGGGATGTCCCATCGACCAGGTCTGCAGTCTCAAGGCGGTTTTCCGTACGGCTCTGTATGCCTTTCTGAAGACGCTGGACGGGTATACGCTGGCCGATATCACCGGCAACGTCGGGCTTCTGAAACCTATTTTGATTGACCGCGTGAGGTCCGGGAAGGGAGAGTCTCTTTCCCCGGAGGAGGACAGAAGTCCTTCCGCGGCTTTCCCCGTCGGACGGTAG
- a CDS encoding FAD-dependent oxidoreductase has translation METVGTFFRKGLIAENTLFFQVVLPPDTRDRFDPGQYAHLEWASPESPEEKGDGRDFSIASPPEEWPVLSFATRLTGSSFKKHLENAPDGTPLRVSGPYGEFTLPPGLATRKWNQPIVFIAGGIGITPFRSMLHHALGKFPSVPFFLFTTNRSVTSIPFLDELRGLARKHKNLFLDQIVSRTEAPLPPGLESGILTPDRMFEAIGERAGNGDYYIAGTPSLVSSFVTALSGSHILPEKIHADPFFGYP, from the coding sequence ATGGAGACGGTCGGGACTTTTTTCCGCAAAGGTCTGATTGCAGAGAACACACTTTTTTTTCAGGTCGTTCTCCCCCCCGACACGAGAGACCGGTTTGATCCGGGTCAATACGCTCACCTGGAATGGGCTTCCCCGGAAAGTCCCGAAGAAAAAGGGGACGGACGCGACTTTTCAATCGCCTCCCCCCCCGAGGAATGGCCCGTCCTGTCTTTTGCGACCAGACTGACGGGATCGTCTTTCAAAAAACATCTGGAAAATGCTCCCGATGGGACACCTCTCCGTGTATCCGGACCTTACGGAGAGTTCACCCTGCCCCCCGGTCTCGCGACACGCAAATGGAACCAGCCGATTGTTTTTATTGCCGGGGGAATCGGGATTACACCCTTCAGAAGCATGCTGCACCATGCCCTTGGAAAATTTCCCTCTGTTCCATTCTTCCTCTTCACAACGAACCGTTCCGTGACATCGATCCCCTTTCTGGACGAACTCCGCGGTCTGGCCAGAAAACACAAAAACCTTTTTCTGGATCAGATCGTTTCCAGAACCGAGGCTCCTCTTCCCCCCGGCTTGGAAAGCGGTATTCTGACGCCCGACAGGATGTTCGAAGCTATCGGAGAACGCGCCGGAAACGGGGACTACTACATCGCCGGAACGCCGTCCCTGGTGTCGTCCTTTGTCACTGCACTCTCAGGAAGCCATATCCTTCCGGAAAAAATTCACGCCGATCCTTTTTTCGGATACCCCTGA
- a CDS encoding c-type cytochrome, with protein sequence MRVFRICLFVGLLVGTFAGSGITAWALQPGDPARGKEVCNQYCYKCHGMNGDGKGEVGGVAFPPPANFRDPELWKGKPDSFFIDVITNGYNYGKMPPWWDVISKQDIQDVFAYIKTFRPK encoded by the coding sequence GTGCGCGTTTTTCGGATTTGTCTGTTCGTCGGTCTTCTTGTCGGGACGTTTGCTGGTTCGGGGATTACCGCCTGGGCGCTCCAGCCGGGTGACCCTGCACGTGGCAAGGAAGTTTGCAACCAGTATTGTTACAAATGTCATGGAATGAATGGGGATGGCAAGGGAGAAGTCGGAGGGGTTGCGTTTCCTCCCCCAGCCAACTTTCGAGACCCGGAGCTCTGGAAAGGAAAGCCCGATTCTTTTTTTATTGATGTGATCACGAACGGATACAACTACGGGAAGATGCCGCCATGGTGGGATGTGATTTCAAAGCAGGACATCCAGGATGTGTTCGCCTACATCAAGACATTTCGTCCAAAATAA
- a CDS encoding CDGSH iron-sulfur domain-containing protein, which yields MEKTVVKCFKNGPYEIQGEVEITDANGKKVSKDGPGTYHLCRCGGSSKKPFCDGTHSRIQFKSE from the coding sequence ATGGAAAAGACAGTCGTAAAGTGTTTCAAAAATGGTCCGTATGAAATCCAGGGAGAGGTCGAAATCACCGATGCAAATGGGAAGAAAGTGAGCAAGGACGGCCCCGGAACGTACCACCTCTGTCGTTGCGGAGGATCATCGAAAAAACCTTTTTGCGATGGAACGCATTCCCGGATCCAGTTCAAATCCGAGTAG